ACGGCGACCGCATCGAAATCCAGACCCGCAAGGACCGCGGCCCGAGCCGCGACTGGCTGCGTTTCGTGAAAACGGCGTCCGCGCGGTCGAAGATCCGCGAATACGTCCGCCGCCAGGAAAAAGATCGCTCGATCGAGCTTGGGCGCTCCATCGCCGACCGCGAGCTGCGCAAGCACAAGATGACGCTCGCGCGCGTCGAAAAACAGGGGCGCCTGGACGAGGTCGCGGCCGGCCTGGGGTTCAAGGAAACGCCCAAGCTTCTCGCGAGCCTGGGAAACGGCCGCGTTTCGCCCGCGCAGTTCATCAAGGCGTTCGAGGTGCCGGAAGACGGCGAGACGCACGACGGCGTGCTCGAACGCCTGATGCGGCCGCTGAAGGCGCACAAGGGCCGCGACGGCATCAAGATTCAGGGCGTGGACGACGTGCTTTTTTCGCTGGCCAAGTGCTGCAATCCCTTGCCCGGCGAGAATGTTCGCGGCTTCATCACGCGCGGCCGCGGCATCAAGATCCACGCCGCGGATTGCCTGGAACTCGACGGCGTCGATCCCGAGCGCATCGTGGACGTGGAGTGGGATACCGGCCCGGGCGTCGGGGCGGTCGGCACGAAGGTCGACGTCTACTCGCGCGACGAGCCGCTCGTGCTCTCGAACGTCAGCAAGGTCATCGGCAGCCACGGCGTGAACATCAGCGAGGTCAAATCCGCGAACATCGAGGGCAACGCCGTCATCCACTTCGAGTTGCAGGTCGAACAGCTCGGCCAGCTCGAGGCGATCATGAAGGACATCGCGAATGTCCGGGGTGTCACGCGCGTTGAGCGCGTCCGCTCCGGCGCGAGGGCGTGACGAGAGAGGCTGCAGACCACAGTCCACAGGGAACGCAGAAGGGCGTGATCCAGGGATCGGGCGCGAAGTCATCCACGGGTCGGGCGCAAGTCATCCAGGGATCGGGCGCTTCGTCATCCTGAGCGAAGCGAAGGATCTGGCTCGCCCCGGCTGACGGCTCCGCGTTTTCCACAACGATGCGATCCGTCAACCGCGTCGCCCGAACGCAAAAACGCCCGGTGGCATGGGCCTCCGGGCGGTCGTTTCGCGGATTCGCGTTCAGCGCGCGGCTTTTTTGATCTTGCCGCCGGAGATGCAGGTCGTGCAAACGCGCATGCGCCGCGCGATGCCGGCCGACACCGCGACGCGGACTTTCTGGAGGTTCGGCCGCCAGACCTTCTTGGTGCGATTGTTCGCGTGGCTGACGTTCATACCGACCTGGCGGCCCTTGCCGCAGACTTCACAGATTTGTGCCATGGTCTTCCTGCTCGTTCCCGGGACGATTTGCCGCGCCGCGCGCGGCCTCCCGAACCCCCGAAATCGGCCCTCCGAGGGTGATTGGAGGCGGTCTGTTAGCATACAGCGGCCAAAGGCGCAAGATGGGTGGCGAAATCGTCGTCCCCCGGCGGATCGATGTCCGGGCACTGCGGGTCGAGTTCGTCCACGAAGCCGTCGCAGTTGTTGTCGATGCCGTCGGCGCAGTCTTCCGCGCGGCTGGGATTCATGAAGGCATTGTGATCGTTGCAGTCTTCCGGAGCGCACCAGCCGTCGGCGTCCGCGTCCGTGCAGCCGTCGTCGTCGTCGTCGTCGTCATCGTCGCTTGAGTCGCCGCCGTCACTTTCCGGCGGAACATCTTCGTCTTCGTCGTGGACGTTGCAGGCGAGGGAGGCGACAAGCAACGCGGCGAGAAATGCCGCTACGAAGACACGCAGGGCTGTCATGCGATAACCCGCACCCGCTCCCTTACGGTCGCGGTTCGTTTTACGATCCGTACCCGCTTCCTTACGGTCGCGGTTCCAATCTCGAACAGGGATCGGGATGGGCGCAGGGATGGGGATGGGGTTTGACTCAATCCTCAATCCTCAATCCTCGATCCTCCCTCAATTGATTTCCGCGTCCTCGATCTTGACGAGTTTGAACGCCGGGATCATCGCCTCGAAGGAATCGCCGTCGCTGTCGACCATGAGGTACCAACCGCTCATCTCCCCGTAGGGCGTCGGCAGCGGGCAGCCGCTGGTGTATTGAAACGACTGCCCGGGCAGGATGTGCGGCTGCTCGCCGACGACCCCCGCGCCTTCGACGACCTGGACGCGCCCGGCCGCGTCCTTGATGACCCATCGGCGCGAGAGAAGCTGCACGGCCTTTTTGCCGTTGTTCGCGATCGTGACGTGGTACGAAAAGAAATACCGGTACGGCGGCGCGGAATAGAATTGCGAAAACTGGCTGTCCACGGATATCAGGACGCCGTTCGTCTCCATCGTCGGTGGATCGAGGGCGATTTGTTTCGGCTCGAGTCGTCGCTTCACCAAAGTTTCGGCCCTCCTTGCGCGAAACGCCGAAACGGCGCTCCGACGCCTTTTTTATACACGCATCCGCGTTCCGGTTGAAAGCGAACCTCTCGCCGCCCGGCGATGGCGCGTCCGGCGCGACAACAGCAAAC
This sequence is a window from bacterium. Protein-coding genes within it:
- the rpmB gene encoding 50S ribosomal protein L28 produces the protein MAQICEVCGKGRQVGMNVSHANNRTKKVWRPNLQKVRVAVSAGIARRMRVCTTCISGGKIKKAAR
- a CDS encoding putative metal-binding motif-containing protein — translated: MTALRVFVAAFLAALLVASLACNVHDEDEDVPPESDGGDSSDDDDDDDDDGCTDADADGWCAPEDCNDHNAFMNPSRAEDCADGIDNNCDGFVDELDPQCPDIDPPGDDDFATHLAPLAAVC
- the apaG gene encoding Co2+/Mg2+ efflux protein ApaG — its product is METNGVLISVDSQFSQFYSAPPYRYFFSYHVTIANNGKKAVQLLSRRWVIKDAAGRVQVVEGAGVVGEQPHILPGQSFQYTSGCPLPTPYGEMSGWYLMVDSDGDSFEAMIPAFKLVKIEDAEIN